A single window of Methanoregula sp. DNA harbors:
- the dnaJ gene encoding molecular chaperone DnaJ — protein MGSSDYYDILGVPRNADDKEVKKAYRNLARKYHPDVCKDHGAEEKFKQINEAYSVLSDTQKRAQYDNMGHETYTNASKGSYTGGGGFGGGFSTDFSGFGDIFDFFGGGYRRSGPQTGADLLTRISIPLEDAVAGTDRDIEVMHTEPCPSCAGSGSETKKQNTCPRCGGNGQMRQASQSPFGQFIRMTTCTQCGGKGKTPEKLCRDCRGSGHTRAKRKVTIHIPAGIESGMRLRMEGYGEAGDFGARNGDLFIEVYVQPHERFTREGDTLETIIEISPAQAVMGTTIEIETMDRRHIELNVPAGVQYNTALKVPGEGVKRRGHPGDLLVRVKIVTPRHPGNEEKELYEKILAIEGKHGGKKGFFSGFIGKKKEKK, from the coding sequence ATGGGCTCTTCCGATTACTACGACATCCTTGGCGTACCCCGGAATGCCGATGACAAGGAAGTCAAGAAGGCGTACCGCAACCTTGCCCGCAAGTACCATCCGGATGTCTGCAAAGACCACGGGGCTGAAGAAAAGTTCAAGCAGATCAACGAAGCTTACAGTGTACTTTCGGATACCCAGAAGCGGGCACAGTATGACAATATGGGACACGAGACCTATACCAATGCCTCGAAAGGTTCGTACACCGGGGGCGGCGGATTTGGCGGAGGGTTCTCCACCGACTTCTCAGGGTTCGGTGATATCTTTGATTTCTTCGGCGGCGGTTACCGGCGGTCTGGTCCGCAAACGGGTGCAGACCTCCTGACACGTATTTCCATCCCTCTCGAGGATGCGGTTGCGGGGACTGACCGGGATATCGAGGTGATGCACACTGAACCGTGTCCCTCGTGCGCCGGGTCGGGGAGCGAGACTAAAAAACAGAACACATGCCCACGGTGTGGCGGGAACGGCCAGATGCGCCAGGCGTCCCAGTCACCCTTCGGGCAGTTTATCCGTATGACCACCTGTACCCAGTGCGGCGGAAAGGGGAAAACCCCGGAGAAGTTATGCAGGGACTGCCGGGGTTCCGGCCATACAAGGGCCAAACGGAAAGTGACTATCCATATTCCTGCCGGCATAGAAAGCGGCATGCGCCTGCGGATGGAGGGATATGGCGAAGCAGGGGATTTCGGTGCCCGGAACGGTGACCTGTTCATCGAAGTGTATGTCCAGCCCCATGAACGGTTCACGAGGGAAGGGGACACGCTCGAGACCATCATCGAGATCTCGCCTGCACAGGCAGTAATGGGTACCACAATTGAGATCGAGACCATGGACAGGCGCCATATCGAACTGAACGTGCCCGCCGGTGTCCAGTATAATACCGCGCTGAAAGTGCCGGGCGAGGGGGTTAAACGGCGCGGGCATCCCGGAGACCTGCTTGTACGGGTAAAAATTGTCACGCCCAGACATCCTGGCAATGAAGAGAAGGAACTCTACGAGAAGATCCTTGCCATTGAAGGTAAACATGGTGGAAAAAAAGGTTTCTTTTCCGGCTTCATAGGGAAGAAAAAAGAGAAGAAGTGA
- a CDS encoding nucleotide exchange factor GrpE produces MAPGQPAPEPSGLDEQKKQYDELNDRYLRLAADFDNFRKRSARERETILQFANERFAVDMLEVLDNLDRAAKADDASLREGLARIQELCSAVLQRHGITPIDVLTKKFDPAEHEAIAHVPSDCEEGVVIDEIARGYRMHDRIIRFAKVAVSKGKGNKKNCED; encoded by the coding sequence ATGGCGCCCGGGCAACCGGCACCAGAACCATCCGGGCTTGACGAGCAGAAAAAGCAGTACGATGAACTGAACGATCGGTACCTGAGGCTTGCTGCAGATTTTGACAACTTCAGGAAACGGTCTGCACGAGAACGCGAAACCATCCTGCAATTTGCAAACGAACGTTTCGCTGTTGACATGCTGGAGGTTTTGGATAATCTCGACCGTGCTGCCAAGGCGGATGATGCCTCACTGCGTGAAGGCCTTGCTAGGATACAGGAGCTCTGCTCTGCAGTACTGCAGCGCCACGGCATAACCCCTATTGACGTACTGACAAAAAAATTTGATCCTGCGGAGCATGAAGCGATTGCACACGTTCCATCGGATTGCGAGGAAGGTGTCGTGATCGATGAAATTGCCCGTGGGTACCGCATGCATGACAGAATAATAAGGTTTGCAAAAGTCGCAGTATCAAAAGGAAAAGGAAACAAAAAAAATTGTGAGGACTAA
- the ilvD gene encoding dihydroxy-acid dehydratase yields MRSDEIKSGYSRAPNRSLLRSLGVTDREMGQPFIGIANAYNTIVPGHVHLRQLAEKVREGIAAAGGVPFEFGTIGICDGIAMGHEGMRSSLPSRENIADSIELMVDAHRFDGMVCVGTCDKIVPGMLMAAARCNIPTVVLTGGPMLSGYQEGKELSLIDVFEGVGRVAAGTMTEEALCTLECAAMPGCGSCQGLYTANTMACMTEAMGMSLSGCAAIPAVDAAKLRIARESGEAVLALVNEDIRPCDIISKKSLRNAIRVDMALGGSTNTVLHLMAIATEAGIPLTLEDFNTLADKVPHICDMQPSGPHSMQTLYRAGGIPAVFGQLEKYIDDCPTVTGKTTRQIARAAIIKNESVIRSIAKPVHAAGGLKILKGSLAPDGAVVKCAAVPEAMWKHTGPARVFDGEQPAMKAILARKIRESDVIVIRYEGPRGGPGMPEMLSPTSALMGLGYKKVVLVTDGRFSGGTRGPCIGHVAPEAAIGGPIAFVQDGDQIEVDLNKKKIDLRVDAKEIQKRKKNWKPPIKPLKGVLARYAKTVEQADTGAVQR; encoded by the coding sequence ATGCGCAGTGACGAAATCAAATCCGGTTATTCGCGGGCACCAAACCGCTCGCTGCTCCGCTCTTTGGGTGTGACCGATCGCGAAATGGGCCAGCCGTTTATCGGGATTGCCAATGCATACAACACTATTGTTCCCGGGCATGTCCACCTCCGGCAGCTCGCTGAGAAAGTCAGGGAAGGGATTGCGGCCGCGGGTGGAGTGCCGTTTGAATTTGGCACCATCGGGATCTGCGATGGTATTGCCATGGGGCACGAAGGGATGCGTTCATCATTACCCTCACGTGAGAATATCGCTGACTCAATCGAGCTGATGGTGGATGCTCACCGGTTCGACGGGATGGTCTGTGTCGGTACATGCGACAAGATTGTACCCGGCATGCTGATGGCAGCAGCCCGGTGCAATATCCCGACAGTTGTTCTCACCGGTGGCCCGATGCTTTCCGGGTACCAGGAAGGTAAGGAGCTCTCGCTCATCGATGTCTTTGAAGGTGTGGGACGAGTAGCGGCGGGCACGATGACAGAAGAGGCGCTCTGCACGCTGGAGTGCGCCGCCATGCCCGGATGCGGGAGCTGCCAGGGATTATATACAGCAAATACGATGGCTTGCATGACCGAGGCGATGGGGATGTCGCTTTCCGGGTGTGCTGCCATCCCTGCTGTTGATGCGGCAAAACTCCGCATCGCCCGCGAGAGCGGTGAAGCGGTTCTTGCCCTTGTGAATGAGGATATCAGACCGTGCGATATTATTTCAAAAAAGAGCCTGAGGAACGCAATAAGGGTTGACATGGCGCTTGGGGGATCAACAAATACCGTCCTTCATCTCATGGCAATCGCAACCGAAGCCGGTATCCCCCTGACACTTGAAGACTTTAACACGCTTGCAGACAAGGTGCCCCATATCTGTGATATGCAGCCATCCGGCCCGCATTCAATGCAGACACTATACCGGGCAGGAGGCATCCCGGCAGTATTTGGGCAGCTTGAAAAGTACATTGATGATTGCCCCACGGTAACCGGAAAAACAACTCGTCAGATTGCCCGGGCGGCCATCATAAAAAATGAGTCGGTGATACGGAGTATTGCAAAACCTGTACATGCAGCTGGCGGGCTGAAGATTCTCAAAGGCTCACTGGCTCCTGATGGTGCTGTAGTGAAATGTGCAGCGGTGCCTGAGGCAATGTGGAAACATACGGGACCGGCGCGGGTCTTTGATGGCGAACAACCTGCGATGAAAGCGATTCTCGCCCGCAAGATCCGGGAAAGCGATGTGATCGTTATCCGGTATGAGGGACCACGGGGCGGCCCCGGGATGCCGGAAATGCTCTCCCCCACATCGGCGCTGATGGGCCTGGGATATAAAAAAGTCGTGCTCGTAACCGATGGGCGTTTTTCCGGAGGCACCCGTGGGCCATGCATCGGGCATGTTGCACCAGAGGCTGCTATCGGCGGACCGATCGCTTTTGTGCAGGATGGCGATCAGATTGAAGTCGATCTCAATAAGAAAAAAATTGACCTGCGTGTTGATGCAAAGGAGATCCAGAAACGAAAGAAGAACTGGAAGCCTCCAATAAAACCGCTCAAAGGCGTGCTTGCACGGTATGCAAAGACCGTTGAACAGGCAGATACCGGTGCGGTGCAGCGGTAA
- the purH gene encoding bifunctional phosphoribosylaminoimidazolecarboxamide formyltransferase/IMP cyclohydrolase yields the protein MKWALLSVWDKTGIIELARALTESRFSIMSSGGTGKELANAGIKFTEVSNYTGFPEMMDGRVKTLHPKVHGGLLGRRHIDDAVMAKHGINRIDLLVVNLYPFEVKSGQAMELEKLIEFIDIGGPAMIRAAAKNYKDVAVVVDPSDYPLIARVLKQGDIPADFRLSLAKKAFARTAAYDAAISNYLYRIDTDFPEILTVQFTNGRVLRYGENPHQKAAVYGKTGIAGTEPLQGKQMSYNNYLDLNAATALSREFNETAAVIVKHNNPCGVATGESLLDAYITAREVDPESAYGSVVVCNREIDPAVAAELSRTFVEVVAAPSFSTEALAILKKKENMRVLLVPLKVDADEIRTINGGALVQRTPPHQEHWKVITDRDPTADEFLALQFAWKVCKHTRSNTIIFADKRRTLGIGAGQMSRVDAAKIAIQKACAPLTGSAIASDAFLPFPDTLEVAAKAGATALVQPGGSIRDDEVIAAANRLHMAMIFTGVRHFRH from the coding sequence ATGAAGTGGGCACTGCTTTCAGTATGGGACAAAACGGGAATTATCGAACTGGCAAGGGCACTTACAGAGTCCAGGTTCAGCATTATGAGTTCCGGGGGGACGGGGAAAGAGCTGGCAAATGCCGGCATAAAATTTACTGAAGTGTCAAATTACACCGGATTTCCCGAAATGATGGACGGGCGTGTTAAAACGCTCCATCCAAAAGTTCACGGCGGCCTTCTGGGACGCAGGCATATCGATGATGCTGTAATGGCAAAGCATGGGATCAACCGGATAGACCTGCTGGTCGTAAACCTCTATCCTTTTGAGGTAAAGTCCGGACAGGCAATGGAACTTGAAAAACTCATTGAATTTATCGATATCGGAGGGCCGGCAATGATCCGTGCTGCCGCGAAAAATTATAAGGATGTGGCTGTTGTTGTCGATCCATCAGATTACCCGTTGATTGCCCGTGTGCTGAAACAGGGAGATATACCTGCAGACTTCAGACTCTCCCTTGCAAAAAAGGCATTTGCCCGGACTGCAGCTTATGATGCTGCCATCAGCAATTATCTCTACAGGATTGATACGGATTTCCCTGAAATTCTTACCGTCCAGTTCACGAATGGCAGGGTGCTCCGCTATGGTGAGAACCCTCACCAGAAAGCAGCCGTGTACGGAAAGACAGGTATTGCCGGTACCGAACCTTTACAGGGCAAACAGATGTCATATAACAATTACCTTGACCTGAATGCTGCAACCGCATTATCCCGGGAATTTAATGAAACTGCAGCAGTCATTGTCAAACACAATAACCCGTGTGGTGTTGCAACCGGGGAATCTTTGCTTGATGCATATATCACAGCACGCGAAGTAGATCCCGAATCTGCCTACGGTTCCGTGGTTGTCTGTAACCGTGAAATAGATCCGGCTGTTGCCGCAGAACTTTCAAGAACTTTTGTTGAGGTAGTCGCTGCACCCTCGTTTTCTACAGAAGCTCTTGCGATCTTAAAGAAGAAAGAGAACATGCGGGTACTTTTAGTTCCCTTAAAAGTTGATGCCGATGAAATCCGGACAATCAATGGAGGGGCACTTGTCCAGCGGACCCCGCCCCACCAGGAGCACTGGAAGGTGATCACTGACCGTGATCCTACGGCAGATGAGTTTTTGGCACTCCAGTTTGCTTGGAAGGTCTGCAAACACACACGGAGCAACACGATCATCTTTGCTGACAAGCGCAGGACGCTGGGTATCGGGGCAGGGCAGATGAGCCGGGTCGATGCGGCGAAGATCGCAATCCAGAAAGCCTGCGCCCCGCTCACCGGGTCCGCAATCGCTTCCGACGCGTTCCTCCCGTTCCCGGACACGCTTGAAGTCGCGGCAAAAGCCGGTGCAACGGCCCTTGTCCAGCCAGGTGGATCTATCCGTGATGATGAAGTGATCGCTGCTGCAAACCGGCTACACATGGCAATGATTTTTACGGGCGTACGGCACTTCAGACATTGA
- the dnaK gene encoding molecular chaperone DnaK, whose product MAKEKVLGIDLGTTFSCMSIMEAGKAIVIPNSEGGRTTPSVVAFTKDGERLVGSLAKRQAVTNPKRTIQSIKRKMGTTEKIRIDDKEYSPQEISAMILQKMKIDAEAYLGEKISKAVITVPAYFNDSQRTATKDAGKIAGLDVLRIINEPTASALAYGIDKEADVTVLVYDLGGGTFDVSILTLGDGVFEVKSTAGNNHLGGDDFDKRVTDYLVEEFKKKEGIDLKNDPFAMQRLRDASENAKIELSSRQSTNINLPYITTDSSGPKFLNIDLTRSKLEQLIGDLIESTVGPVKQALSDAKLEPKDINHVLLVGGSTRTPLVQDTVKKILGKEPDKGINPDECVALGAGIQGAVLTGETKDIVLLDVTPLTLGIETLGGIATKLIERNTTIPTRKSQIFSTAADGQTSVEIHVVQGERALAKDNFTLGRFQLTGIPPAPRGIPQIDVTFDIDSNGIIHVSAKDLGSGNQQAISIKGDRKLSEDDIKRATEDAKKFEAEDKKKREEIELHNQADMAVFAAEKMLKESGDKIEPADKTKIEEGAAAVKKALADDNLEEIKKSMESLTEVVYAATTKLYQKAQAEQAAQQQTGASGSSEAEKKQDDNVVNADYKVKDE is encoded by the coding sequence ATGGCAAAGGAAAAAGTTCTGGGAATTGATCTGGGCACGACATTTTCCTGTATGTCTATTATGGAAGCCGGAAAGGCGATCGTCATCCCAAATTCAGAAGGAGGGCGTACAACCCCGTCAGTTGTTGCATTTACAAAGGACGGGGAACGCCTCGTAGGAAGCCTTGCGAAACGCCAGGCAGTCACCAACCCGAAACGCACGATCCAGTCTATCAAGCGAAAAATGGGGACAACCGAGAAGATCAGGATCGATGACAAGGAGTATTCTCCACAGGAAATCTCGGCAATGATCCTGCAGAAAATGAAGATCGATGCCGAAGCATATCTGGGTGAGAAGATCTCAAAAGCCGTTATTACCGTCCCTGCATATTTCAATGACTCCCAGCGGACAGCAACAAAAGATGCCGGGAAGATTGCCGGACTTGACGTCCTGCGGATCATTAATGAGCCAACCGCAAGCGCTCTTGCATACGGCATTGACAAAGAGGCGGATGTAACAGTTCTTGTCTATGATCTTGGCGGCGGTACATTCGATGTCTCTATCCTTACGCTGGGTGACGGGGTTTTTGAAGTCAAATCAACAGCAGGCAACAACCACCTCGGAGGCGACGACTTTGACAAACGAGTGACGGATTATCTTGTCGAGGAGTTTAAGAAAAAAGAGGGCATTGACTTAAAGAACGACCCCTTTGCGATGCAGCGGCTGCGCGATGCCTCCGAAAACGCAAAGATCGAGCTTTCGTCACGCCAGTCCACCAATATCAATCTCCCGTATATCACGACCGATTCCAGTGGTCCGAAATTTTTAAACATCGACTTAACGCGCTCGAAACTCGAGCAGCTTATCGGAGATCTTATTGAATCTACAGTCGGCCCGGTTAAGCAGGCCCTCTCTGATGCAAAACTTGAACCAAAGGATATCAATCATGTACTGCTTGTCGGGGGATCGACCCGGACCCCTCTCGTACAGGATACGGTCAAAAAGATATTGGGAAAAGAGCCGGATAAGGGAATTAACCCTGATGAATGTGTTGCGCTCGGGGCGGGGATACAGGGTGCAGTGCTGACAGGCGAGACTAAGGATATCGTGTTGCTCGATGTAACGCCACTCACTCTCGGAATCGAAACTCTGGGTGGCATTGCGACCAAGCTCATTGAACGTAATACCACAATCCCTACAAGGAAAAGCCAGATATTTTCGACTGCAGCAGACGGGCAGACCAGTGTTGAGATCCATGTTGTGCAGGGGGAGCGTGCGCTTGCAAAGGACAACTTCACACTCGGCAGGTTCCAGCTCACCGGCATACCACCGGCACCGAGGGGTATTCCCCAGATTGATGTAACCTTTGATATTGATTCCAACGGTATCATTCACGTCTCTGCAAAAGACCTTGGCAGTGGCAACCAGCAGGCGATCTCCATCAAAGGGGACCGGAAGCTCTCTGAAGACGATATCAAGCGTGCGACCGAGGACGCCAAAAAATTCGAAGCCGAAGACAAGAAGAAACGGGAAGAGATCGAACTGCATAACCAGGCGGACATGGCAGTCTTTGCAGCAGAAAAGATGTTAAAAGAGAGCGGTGACAAGATCGAGCCTGCAGATAAGACAAAGATTGAGGAAGGGGCAGCTGCAGTCAAAAAGGCGCTTGCGGATGACAACCTTGAGGAGATAAAAAAATCGATGGAATCACTCACTGAAGTTGTCTACGCTGCCACGACCAAACTCTACCAGAAAGCGCAGGCAGAGCAGGCAGCGCAGCAGCAGACAGGTGCATCCGGTTCCAGTGAGGCAGAAAAGAAACAGGATGACAACGTCGTCAACGCAGATTACAAGGTCAAAGACGAGTGA
- a CDS encoding DNA methyltransferase, with amino-acid sequence MKLIFELSGENPTLPFAELECVGTVLDHRAQVAVAECPNPHAAHRLAMSHGVCEYLGECAPDIDSFRRLLSDCAIKTEPTFSGRVRKIHAGNTTLVQQCSQREFEKLIGTMINGPVDLKNPKEEFRAILSEDKCYFGRLLFSIGRGRYDKRNPGKRAFFHPGVMMPRMARALVNISCAQKGDLLLDPFCGTGGTLIEAKILGIEAVGSDCDPLMIDGSRQNVPECDLLVGDATCLPLRDSSVDAVVTDFPYGQSVSIKKENTMEQLYNDALEELHRVLKQRRRAVVVTHQDISGIASRYMDVVQRHEQRVHKSLTRKILVLE; translated from the coding sequence ATGAAGCTGATTTTCGAGCTCTCCGGGGAAAACCCCACGCTCCCTTTTGCAGAACTCGAATGTGTTGGCACAGTTCTTGACCATCGGGCTCAGGTAGCTGTGGCAGAGTGCCCAAATCCTCATGCCGCCCACCGGCTCGCCATGTCTCATGGTGTTTGTGAATATCTCGGTGAATGCGCCCCCGATATCGACTCATTCCGGCGGTTGCTGAGTGACTGTGCCATAAAGACAGAACCGACGTTTTCCGGACGTGTAAGGAAGATACATGCCGGTAATACAACGCTTGTTCAGCAATGCTCCCAGCGGGAGTTTGAAAAGCTCATCGGGACGATGATCAACGGACCCGTAGACTTAAAAAATCCCAAAGAGGAGTTCCGGGCAATCCTATCCGAAGACAAGTGTTATTTTGGCAGGCTCCTCTTTTCTATTGGCCGTGGACGCTACGACAAGCGAAATCCCGGCAAACGGGCATTTTTCCATCCAGGTGTGATGATGCCACGCATGGCGCGGGCGCTCGTCAATATATCCTGTGCACAGAAAGGAGATCTCCTCCTTGACCCTTTCTGCGGCACGGGTGGCACCCTGATCGAGGCGAAAATACTGGGCATCGAAGCAGTCGGAAGTGATTGCGATCCGCTGATGATTGATGGCAGCCGGCAGAATGTGCCGGAATGTGATCTGCTGGTTGGGGATGCAACCTGCCTGCCCCTGCGCGATTCATCGGTTGACGCCGTTGTTACAGACTTCCCGTACGGCCAGTCAGTTTCCATTAAAAAAGAAAACACGATGGAGCAGCTCTATAATGACGCGCTTGAAGAACTGCACAGGGTGCTGAAACAAAGGAGGCGTGCTGTTGTTGTCACCCACCAGGACATCAGCGGTATTGCGTCCCGGTATATGGATGTGGTACAGCGTCATGAGCAGCGGGTGCACAAGAGCCTGACACGGAAAATTCTTGTGCTTGAGTAA
- a CDS encoding DUF4013 domain-containing protein — MIVMDYGSILIDSFSYAKDAVWCNAKRWFLLLVCLIIFPFILGYIVRIYRGAKPAPELEQWGSMFVDGLKLFVIQIIYAAPVLLLIIAAFLPFFSTLFASGLLTENTTTMSEAQLEQFFGSNPEILSALGMMIIFLALAVILAIVIGIFSFIGSVRFARTGSIAEGFNFGAILATIRKIGWINYLLALIVIGVTGMVYGFLMNFVMMIPFIGFIIWFILYPPFILFGGRYASLVYDEGEREVIVQSNLSGQTH, encoded by the coding sequence GTGATCGTCATGGATTATGGTTCAATACTTATCGATTCATTTTCTTATGCAAAAGACGCGGTCTGGTGTAATGCAAAACGTTGGTTCCTGCTACTAGTATGCCTTATCATCTTTCCATTTATTCTAGGGTACATAGTCAGGATTTATCGTGGTGCCAAACCGGCACCGGAACTGGAACAGTGGGGTAGTATGTTTGTTGACGGGTTGAAACTCTTCGTTATCCAGATCATTTACGCAGCACCGGTACTACTTCTGATCATTGCTGCATTCCTTCCATTTTTCTCAACCCTCTTTGCCTCCGGACTGCTTACGGAAAACACTACTACGATGTCCGAAGCCCAATTGGAACAGTTTTTTGGATCCAATCCGGAGATTCTGTCTGCACTGGGCATGATGATTATTTTCCTCGCTCTTGCAGTCATCCTTGCTATTGTAATCGGCATATTCTCGTTCATCGGGTCAGTCCGGTTTGCCCGCACCGGATCCATAGCTGAAGGGTTCAATTTCGGCGCAATTCTTGCCACAATACGGAAGATTGGCTGGATCAATTACCTGCTCGCCCTGATCGTTATCGGAGTAACCGGCATGGTGTATGGATTTTTAATGAATTTTGTCATGATGATTCCTTTCATAGGCTTCATCATCTGGTTCATATTATATCCCCCATTCATCCTTTTTGGGGGCAGGTACGCTTCACTTGTGTATGATGAAGGGGAACGGGAAGTTATCGTGCAATCAAACCTGTCCGGGCAGACACATTGA
- a CDS encoding DUF4013 domain-containing protein — MDYGGMVGESFAYAKDGVWEKWNKWLMLIIATILLGIPLAGYCLKVLRGEKPAPEVTDWGTLFVDGIKAIIVVLIYAIPIIIVEVLMIGGMAAGAMSGDPNAMMAAIGAMLIGLLIVVILAIIIAIFEIIGIIRFARTGSIGEAFNFGAILATIAKIGWVTYIIALIVYVIVAVIFGIVVTILMMIPILGFILYLCLIPPWALLAARYFCLIYDTAGA, encoded by the coding sequence ATGGATTATGGTGGTATGGTAGGTGAGTCCTTTGCCTATGCAAAGGACGGTGTCTGGGAAAAGTGGAACAAATGGCTGATGCTGATCATCGCCACTATACTGCTGGGTATCCCTCTTGCAGGATACTGCCTGAAGGTACTTCGCGGCGAAAAGCCCGCCCCGGAAGTCACAGACTGGGGGACACTTTTTGTTGACGGTATCAAGGCAATCATTGTCGTGCTCATTTATGCGATTCCGATCATTATAGTTGAAGTCCTGATGATCGGCGGTATGGCTGCGGGTGCGATGTCTGGCGATCCAAACGCGATGATGGCAGCAATCGGTGCGATGTTAATCGGGCTTCTTATCGTCGTTATACTCGCAATCATCATTGCCATCTTTGAAATTATCGGAATTATCCGTTTTGCCCGCACCGGAAGCATCGGCGAGGCGTTTAATTTTGGCGCAATTCTCGCAACAATCGCGAAGATTGGCTGGGTTACCTACATCATCGCCCTCATCGTCTACGTAATTGTAGCCGTAATCTTCGGTATCGTCGTAACAATCCTGATGATGATCCCGATCCTCGGATTCATACTCTATCTTTGCCTGATCCCACCCTGGGCATTGCTCGCTGCACGGTACTTCTGCCTTATTTACGACACCGCAGGCGCGTAA
- a CDS encoding tetratricopeptide repeat protein, whose amino-acid sequence MNNYNPTGILLIILSAIVIIFPATAYSGEAVGFYDQGVSLLAYGNYSQAVGSFEQAIQREPGYFEAWDGKADALNRAHDYPLALAASNNSLQINPSYVKGWINRGQILYSLGFMYEDQFHDAKKADAYYNEQLAAFEKAVALDPENAEAWFNKGYALCGMGRCSEGILAFERVGELDPGYPYLEGNIKNARILAESQKPFYVKYGQWLVLLFLICAGSGWWIYAHKRRR is encoded by the coding sequence ATGAACAATTATAACCCCACGGGAATTCTTTTGATCATCCTGTCCGCAATTGTCATAATCTTTCCCGCGACTGCTTACTCTGGTGAAGCAGTTGGGTTCTATGATCAGGGAGTTTCCCTGCTTGCATACGGGAATTATTCACAGGCAGTGGGATCGTTTGAACAGGCAATCCAAAGGGAGCCCGGGTATTTTGAAGCTTGGGATGGCAAGGCTGATGCCCTCAACCGGGCTCACGACTATCCCTTGGCACTGGCTGCATCCAACAATTCGCTTCAGATAAATCCCTCCTATGTTAAAGGGTGGATAAACCGGGGGCAGATCCTTTACAGCCTGGGATTTATGTATGAGGACCAGTTCCATGATGCAAAAAAGGCTGATGCGTATTATAATGAACAACTGGCAGCATTTGAAAAGGCAGTTGCACTTGATCCTGAAAATGCCGAAGCATGGTTCAATAAAGGATATGCATTATGCGGGATGGGGAGATGCAGTGAAGGTATTCTGGCATTTGAACGGGTCGGGGAACTTGATCCAGGTTATCCATACCTTGAAGGCAATATTAAAAATGCAAGAATACTTGCTGAATCACAAAAGCCATTTTATGTAAAATACGGCCAATGGCTTGTCCTTCTTTTCCTTATTTGTGCTGGTTCTGGCTGGTGGATATATGCTCATAAAAGGAGGAGATAA